In Methylomonas sp. ZR1, one DNA window encodes the following:
- a CDS encoding LysR family transcriptional regulator, translating to MQIEPNDLWLFAKIADAGSFSKAGELLGLPKSTLSRRISNLEKQLGERLLQRTTRQLNLTEFGLRLLQHGRQVSEEIEAAMALAQHRQIQPSGVLRISMPNDFANLFLAPLLAQFSNSYPAITLEIDLSARRVDLLSESFDLAIRMGDLPDDATLTAKRLNLQTWGLYASQAYLQKRGTPAHPEELLEHDALSLQAGNREAPAWRLTRGEQQWLGMPPIRIQANSPELLVKLAMQDQGIVAAPDSYASTYMPNQELVRVLPEWCLPQTTAWLVFPGRRLMPTKTRVFIDFLETHLKDFT from the coding sequence ATGCAGATAGAACCTAACGACCTGTGGCTATTCGCCAAAATCGCCGATGCCGGCAGTTTTTCCAAAGCCGGCGAATTGCTGGGTTTGCCTAAGTCAACCTTGTCACGGCGGATCAGCAATCTGGAAAAACAGCTGGGCGAGCGCTTGTTGCAACGCACCACCCGACAGCTAAATTTGACCGAATTCGGTTTGCGCCTGCTGCAACATGGCCGGCAGGTCAGCGAGGAAATCGAAGCGGCGATGGCATTGGCACAACATCGGCAAATTCAGCCCAGCGGCGTATTGCGCATCTCAATGCCCAACGACTTTGCCAATCTGTTTTTGGCTCCCTTACTGGCCCAATTCAGCAACAGCTACCCGGCTATTACCTTGGAAATCGATCTATCTGCACGACGAGTGGATTTACTCAGCGAGAGTTTCGATCTGGCGATTCGGATGGGTGATTTGCCCGATGACGCGACGTTGACGGCCAAGCGCTTGAATCTGCAAACCTGGGGCTTGTATGCGTCTCAAGCTTATTTGCAAAAACGCGGCACACCGGCGCACCCCGAAGAATTGTTGGAACACGATGCCCTCAGCCTGCAGGCCGGTAATCGGGAAGCGCCGGCCTGGCGCTTGACGAGGGGCGAACAACAATGGCTGGGCATGCCGCCGATACGCATCCAAGCCAACTCGCCGGAATTATTGGTCAAACTGGCAATGCAGGACCAAGGCATCGTCGCCGCGCCGGATTCTTACGCCAGCACTTACATGCCCAATCAAGAGCTGGTGCGCGTGCTGCCGGAATGGTGTTTGCCGCAAACCACAGCCTGGCTGGTGTTCCCAGGTCGGCGTTTGATGCCGACCAAGACCCGGGTGTTTATCGATTTCTTGGAAACGCATTTAAAAGACTTTACATGA
- a CDS encoding FMN-dependent NADH-azoreductase, with translation MNILQINSSIRAENAYSSRLADNLVAGLRQQTPTAELTVRDLAKTPHPLLDEAALIALSTPAEQRNPEQAQRVALDDALIAEIQHANILVLTAPMYNFGIPAQLKAWIDAIARARVTFQYTENGVEGLLKNKQVYVIQTAGGKHSGTATDSQSTYLRTVLGFLGMTDVTFIYAEGLAMGGDAEQLALQAAATQIAALAA, from the coding sequence ATGAACATTCTGCAAATCAACTCCAGTATCCGTGCCGAAAATGCCTATTCCAGCCGCTTGGCCGACAATTTGGTGGCCGGTTTACGCCAGCAAACGCCGACCGCTGAATTAACGGTACGCGACTTGGCGAAAACCCCGCATCCTTTGCTGGATGAAGCGGCTTTGATTGCGCTGAGTACGCCCGCCGAACAGCGCAACCCCGAGCAAGCGCAACGGGTGGCGCTGGACGATGCCTTGATTGCCGAGATTCAGCACGCCAACATCCTAGTGTTAACCGCGCCGATGTATAACTTTGGGATTCCGGCACAACTGAAAGCTTGGATAGATGCTATCGCTCGGGCCAGGGTGACGTTTCAATACACCGAAAACGGCGTGGAAGGCTTGTTGAAAAACAAACAGGTGTATGTGATCCAGACCGCCGGCGGCAAACACAGCGGTACAGCGACCGACAGCCAAAGCACGTATTTGCGTACCGTCTTGGGATTTTTGGGTATGACCGATGTCACCTTTATCTACGCGGAAGGCTTGGCGATGGGCGGCGACGCCGAGCAATTGGCCCTGCAAGCCGCGGCCACACAGATTGCCGCATTGGCAGCCTGA
- a CDS encoding pirin family protein, translating to MNTDTVKSDDVMRSRAIEQLVVGHATSDGAGVKLTRVLGQALQQRLDPFLMLDAFGSDKPNDYIAGFPNHPHRGFETLTYLITGRMRHSDNAGHQGLLETGGIQWMTAGRGIIHSEMPEQKDGMLEGFQLWINLPAAQKMQPAGYQDVQSEQIPELLTANGVKVRVIAGSSHGVAGAIQRPDTEPLFLDVHLPAGASFSQSLAVGHNAFFYVYRGEVAVAERSVAAQRMAVLSSGESDGVILQAKQDSRLILVAGKPLREPIAQHGPFVMNTREQIEQAIDDYQAGRFNVAA from the coding sequence ATGAACACAGACACAGTAAAAAGCGATGACGTAATGCGGTCCCGCGCTATCGAGCAGCTAGTGGTTGGCCACGCCACCTCGGACGGTGCCGGCGTGAAATTGACCCGCGTGCTGGGCCAAGCCTTGCAGCAACGCCTCGATCCATTTTTGATGCTAGATGCCTTCGGCAGCGATAAGCCCAACGATTACATCGCCGGCTTTCCCAATCATCCGCACCGGGGTTTCGAAACCCTGACTTATTTGATCACCGGCCGGATGCGGCATAGCGATAACGCCGGCCATCAAGGCTTATTGGAAACCGGCGGTATTCAATGGATGACGGCGGGGCGCGGGATTATCCATTCGGAAATGCCCGAGCAAAAAGACGGCATGCTGGAAGGCTTTCAATTGTGGATCAATCTGCCTGCCGCCCAGAAAATGCAGCCGGCCGGTTATCAAGATGTGCAAAGCGAGCAGATTCCGGAATTGCTTACGGCCAATGGCGTCAAGGTGCGGGTGATTGCCGGCAGCAGCCATGGCGTCGCGGGCGCTATTCAACGGCCGGATACCGAGCCGCTGTTTCTGGATGTGCATTTGCCCGCTGGGGCCAGTTTCAGTCAGTCTTTAGCCGTCGGTCACAATGCGTTTTTTTATGTGTATCGCGGCGAGGTGGCGGTGGCAGAACGGTCGGTAGCTGCGCAACGCATGGCGGTGTTAAGCAGCGGTGAGTCGGATGGGGTGATATTGCAGGCCAAGCAAGACAGTCGTTTGATCCTGGTGGCCGGCAAGCCTTTGCGTGAACCAATCGCTCAGCACGGGCCGTTTGTGATGAACACTCGCGAGCAAATCGAGCAAGCCATAGACGATTATCAAGCCGGTCGTTTTAACGTCGCGGCTTAG
- the ygiD gene encoding 4,5-DOPA dioxygenase extradiol, which yields MNTAQPDNQHLPRMPALFIGHGSPLNALEDNEFSRAWAELGQNLPRPKAILCISAHWQNDSTRVTAMPQPRTIHDFYGFPQALFDFVYPAPGSPALAARIKARMPGIELDQDWGLDHGSWSVLCHLFPDADIPVLQLSLDTKKSPEQHYQLGKALRCWRDEGVLIVGSGNIVHNLQALIWRDTAHDCAVAFAERVKRLIAAGDHSAVVKYRELSDAALAIPTDEHFLPLLYILGLQGDGEQVGFFTDKTTLGAIAMLSVQIG from the coding sequence ATGAATACGGCCCAGCCCGACAACCAGCACTTGCCGAGGATGCCGGCCTTATTCATCGGTCACGGCAGTCCGTTGAATGCGCTGGAAGATAACGAATTCAGTCGGGCTTGGGCGGAACTGGGACAAAATCTGCCCAGGCCCAAGGCGATTTTATGCATCTCGGCGCATTGGCAAAACGATAGCACACGGGTTACTGCGATGCCGCAGCCGCGGACCATCCACGATTTCTACGGCTTTCCACAAGCCTTGTTCGATTTTGTCTATCCTGCGCCGGGCAGTCCGGCATTGGCGGCGAGGATCAAGGCGCGGATGCCTGGGATTGAGTTGGATCAGGACTGGGGTTTGGATCATGGCAGTTGGTCGGTTTTGTGCCATCTGTTTCCCGATGCAGACATCCCGGTTTTACAACTCAGTCTGGATACAAAAAAGTCGCCTGAGCAGCATTACCAACTGGGTAAAGCCTTACGCTGCTGGAGAGACGAGGGGGTGTTGATCGTCGGCAGCGGTAATATCGTACACAACTTGCAAGCTTTGATTTGGCGGGATACGGCTCATGACTGTGCCGTCGCGTTTGCCGAGCGGGTTAAACGCTTGATTGCCGCAGGCGATCACAGCGCCGTCGTCAAATACCGCGAATTAAGCGATGCGGCGTTGGCCATCCCGACAGACGAACATTTTCTGCCCCTCCTATACATCCTGGGCTTGCAAGGTGACGGCGAACAGGTCGGTTTTTTCACGGACAAAACCACGCTGGGCGCGATTGCCATGTTGTCTGTGCAAATAGGTTAA
- a CDS encoding class I SAM-dependent methyltransferase: MPNDPIRRKSPENKASNSVAVPGNTLREVAAGWADYELLDAGDGKKLERWGDVVTIRPEIQAHFQPGWSWPDWQARADWEFVELSSTQGTWKKLKPQASEHWQIAYQQLQFGLKLTKFKHLGLFPEQQANWRFIAERVKPGDKLLNLFAYTGAASLVARANGAEVVHVDSVKQMLDWTHDNMARSGLTNIQWVLEDALKFAKRELKRGNHYDGIIMDPPAWGLGAKGEKWKLENQLADLIETARGLMNPGAFLVLNTYSPKVDLQDLARAAAPCFAKRQLEIKQLWMQSQTGKALFYGNLLRATA; encoded by the coding sequence ATGCCCAACGATCCAATTCGCCGCAAGTCACCTGAAAACAAAGCCAGCAATAGTGTTGCCGTTCCTGGAAATACGCTGCGCGAAGTCGCCGCTGGCTGGGCGGACTATGAACTATTGGATGCCGGTGACGGCAAGAAGCTGGAGCGCTGGGGTGACGTGGTGACGATACGCCCGGAGATTCAAGCGCATTTCCAGCCGGGTTGGTCGTGGCCGGATTGGCAGGCGAGGGCGGATTGGGAGTTTGTAGAGCTGTCATCCACGCAAGGCACCTGGAAAAAATTGAAGCCGCAGGCTAGCGAACACTGGCAAATTGCTTATCAACAATTGCAGTTCGGTCTGAAGCTGACCAAATTCAAACACCTGGGCTTGTTTCCGGAACAACAAGCCAACTGGCGGTTCATCGCCGAGCGGGTCAAACCGGGCGACAAACTATTAAACCTGTTTGCTTACACTGGTGCGGCCTCACTGGTGGCCAGGGCGAATGGCGCGGAAGTGGTGCATGTGGATTCAGTCAAGCAAATGTTGGATTGGACCCACGACAATATGGCGCGTAGCGGGCTGACCAACATCCAATGGGTGCTGGAAGATGCCTTGAAATTTGCAAAGCGCGAACTCAAGCGCGGCAACCATTACGACGGCATCATCATGGACCCGCCGGCCTGGGGTTTGGGCGCCAAGGGCGAAAAATGGAAACTGGAAAATCAGCTGGCCGACTTGATCGAAACGGCGCGCGGCTTGATGAATCCGGGGGCGTTTTTAGTCCTGAACACCTATTCTCCCAAAGTGGACTTGCAGGATTTAGCCCGCGCTGCCGCCCCTTGTTTTGCTAAACGCCAACTCGAAATCAAACAACTGTGGATGCAGAGCCAAACCGGCAAAGCTTTGTTTTATGGAAATTTGCTGCGGGCGACGGCTTAA
- a CDS encoding type II toxin-antitoxin system VapC family toxin, protein MYLIDTNVISEIRKGSKTNPGVNQFFAGVAQNDHKLYISVVTVGELRRGVDLIYHRGDFSQGKLLENWLNQLMQEYRHHVLPIDNEIALVWGKMRVPNPQHPLDKLIAATALIYDLTVVTRNVGDFAGTGIRVLNPFAD, encoded by the coding sequence ATGTATTTGATTGACACGAATGTGATTAGCGAAATCCGCAAAGGCAGCAAGACAAATCCGGGCGTTAACCAGTTCTTTGCCGGCGTCGCCCAAAATGATCACAAGCTGTATATTTCTGTCGTCACCGTCGGTGAATTGCGGCGCGGCGTGGATCTGATTTATCACCGCGGCGATTTTAGCCAAGGCAAGTTACTCGAGAACTGGCTAAACCAGCTTATGCAGGAATATCGCCATCATGTCTTGCCTATCGACAACGAGATTGCGCTGGTTTGGGGGAAAATGCGCGTACCAAATCCTCAACACCCCTTGGATAAATTGATCGCTGCTACGGCGTTAATTTACGATCTTACCGTTGTCACCCGGAATGTTGGTGACTTTGCCGGCACAGGAATTCGGGTCCTCAATCCATTCGCGGATTAA
- a CDS encoding DNA-binding protein: MPSLVVRNLDETLVKALKARAAAHHRSTEAEHRAILAEVLTGPQRKSFTEALAAMPNVGSDTDFLRVDT; this comes from the coding sequence ATGCCCAGCCTTGTTGTTAGAAATCTTGATGAAACGCTGGTTAAGGCTTTGAAAGCCAGAGCTGCCGCCCACCATCGTTCCACAGAAGCAGAACATCGCGCCATCCTGGCGGAGGTTTTGACCGGGCCGCAACGGAAATCTTTTACGGAAGCGCTTGCCGCCATGCCCAATGTCGGTTCGGATACTGACTTTCTGCGTGTAGATACCTAG
- a CDS encoding amidohydrolase family protein — translation MTSNHRVPATSRARRRFLKLAAASLATSSMPASALFRLTNPCLNPAGTPASALETAAWQGIDPADWWDCHTHIIGSGDGGSGITQTPDMHAPLKHPVQTLQHWAYANAACIPDTDQDTAFVKRLQALMDNMPKGSKAMLYAFDRAHGASGDPDHANTAFFVPNEYAQRLAQAYPQRFEWVASIHPYRPDCVTVLEQAAANGARAVKWLPPAMGIDPASPQCDRFYKAAAQLNIPIITHGGEENALHGADQPLFGNPLRLRRALDAGVRVVIAHCATLGKDVDEDGREVRSFDLFAKLMADKQWQDLLYGDISAIVLRNRDMGVIKTLLTETSWHSRLLYGSDYPLTGILPLISPSAFADAGLLPGDAVEPLLALQEYHPFRFDFVLKRSLSWQGKRFADGVFATRPFFTGQQR, via the coding sequence ATGACATCAAACCATCGCGTGCCCGCTACCAGTCGCGCCCGCCGCCGCTTTTTAAAACTGGCGGCTGCCAGCTTGGCCACCAGCAGCATGCCGGCGTCTGCACTGTTTCGCTTAACTAATCCCTGTCTCAATCCAGCCGGGACGCCGGCATCAGCCCTAGAAACCGCCGCTTGGCAAGGCATCGATCCGGCAGACTGGTGGGATTGCCACACCCACATCATCGGCTCCGGCGACGGCGGTAGCGGCATTACGCAAACGCCGGATATGCATGCCCCGCTCAAGCACCCGGTGCAAACCCTGCAACACTGGGCTTACGCCAACGCAGCTTGCATCCCTGACACGGACCAAGACACTGCCTTCGTCAAACGCTTACAAGCCCTGATGGACAACATGCCCAAAGGCTCGAAGGCCATGCTCTATGCGTTTGACCGTGCCCATGGCGCCAGCGGCGACCCGGATCATGCGAATACCGCATTTTTTGTCCCCAACGAGTACGCTCAGCGTTTGGCGCAAGCCTATCCGCAGCGCTTCGAATGGGTAGCCAGCATTCATCCTTATCGCCCCGATTGCGTGACGGTACTGGAACAAGCCGCCGCCAACGGTGCCCGCGCCGTGAAATGGCTGCCGCCGGCAATGGGCATAGACCCTGCTTCGCCGCAATGCGACCGGTTTTATAAAGCGGCGGCCCAATTGAACATACCGATCATTACCCACGGCGGCGAAGAGAACGCCTTGCACGGTGCCGACCAGCCTTTGTTCGGCAATCCGCTGCGTTTGCGGCGGGCGCTCGATGCCGGCGTCCGGGTGGTGATTGCCCATTGCGCGACATTGGGCAAGGATGTGGATGAAGACGGCCGGGAAGTGCGAAGTTTTGATTTGTTTGCCAAGTTGATGGCGGATAAACAGTGGCAGGACCTGCTATACGGTGACATTTCGGCGATTGTGTTACGCAACCGCGATATGGGCGTAATCAAAACCCTGCTGACGGAAACCAGCTGGCATAGCCGCTTGCTGTACGGTTCGGATTACCCGTTGACCGGCATTTTGCCGTTGATCTCGCCGTCGGCTTTTGCCGATGCCGGCTTGCTGCCGGGCGATGCCGTCGAACCGTTGCTGGCTCTACAGGAATACCATCCATTTCGCTTCGATTTTGTGTTGAAACGCAGTTTGTCGTGGCAGGGTAAGCGTTTTGCCGACGGTGTATTTGCGACTCGGCCGTTTTTTACGGGCCAACAACGTTAG
- a CDS encoding TonB-dependent receptor, with the protein MKNQSETLDKSASYRLPMRSLLSTAVLLAITSNVAIAETQKKSTGDATKHMAKNAEASKPTDKPTANNSQTASKQVSSETPAAGASTKDEVMEEMVITGEVAKDSHFTSPSTRLSRAEIERQNAQTTEEAVKYQPSLQIRQRYIGDPNGVLGIRGADMFSTARNMVYADGLPLHNQLQASFNGAPRWSMVGPNEIDAVDVVYGPFSAEYSGNSIGGVVNLKTHMPMKEEYYAETSYFVQPWENIGADGGTFDGNRQYFSYGNRLDKWSALLSYNRLEAESQPMSYFIDNTGLRNPNGTQTAVNGAVPILDTRGTPSYIYGDSGPELVNTDLVKLKVGYDITPDLQAIFTGAFEERTRKSEKPRNYLTSANGNAYYGDNNNAANSVRDAVFAGRAFNVQNSGFGPSDDERQTMQIGMQVKGAISDTWDIDTTFSYLDVIKDDRRSANFSPNDPINVSNASNAQGGNGRLQVFDDFNWKNYDLKLSTREFLGWKPLEFLGGYHFDNYNMDFKQFGYVNYSANQLGSEQVGSRNRGEVTTNAMFGQFAYHFAPDWDLTLGARYEWWLASSGIGAGAPLPDRSADAISPKASLGFEPSNWKFRYSFGRAYRFPVIAEMYQNITNATSRTTANAGLQPEDGWHHNFMIEYGLDNGYVRVNVFRDDIRNTIQQVRRASGAFTDNAFQNIPATSTTGVELVYDQARVLDSDFDLNFNATWMNAIVEDGGPDLNFQEANGSFTRYNLTGKERIRLPEWRFNALATYHISEAWDTSMAGRYTSDSYNDIDNKDHVNNVFGSQDGFFFLDFKTSYRFKYDLLGKPAKSRISFGINNLTDKTAYVFHPYPQRTFFLEGAISF; encoded by the coding sequence GTGAAAAATCAATCCGAAACACTTGATAAATCAGCGTCTTATAGATTGCCGATGCGTTCTTTATTGTCTACTGCTGTTCTGCTGGCTATTACCAGCAATGTCGCCATCGCTGAAACACAGAAGAAAAGTACAGGCGACGCCACGAAACATATGGCAAAAAATGCAGAAGCTTCCAAGCCAACGGACAAGCCCACTGCGAACAATAGTCAAACAGCATCAAAACAAGTGTCGTCGGAAACGCCGGCTGCGGGCGCTAGCACCAAAGACGAAGTGATGGAAGAAATGGTGATCACCGGTGAAGTGGCGAAAGACTCGCATTTCACCTCGCCATCAACCCGCTTATCACGCGCCGAAATTGAACGGCAAAACGCCCAAACCACTGAAGAAGCCGTCAAGTACCAACCCAGCTTGCAAATCCGCCAGCGCTATATCGGCGACCCGAATGGCGTGTTAGGCATCCGCGGGGCCGATATGTTCTCGACGGCCAGAAACATGGTGTATGCCGATGGCTTACCGCTGCACAATCAATTGCAGGCTTCTTTTAACGGTGCGCCGCGCTGGTCGATGGTGGGCCCAAACGAAATCGACGCGGTTGACGTGGTTTACGGTCCTTTCTCCGCGGAATACAGCGGCAACTCCATCGGCGGGGTAGTGAACCTTAAAACCCACATGCCAATGAAAGAAGAGTACTACGCGGAAACCAGCTACTTTGTGCAGCCTTGGGAGAATATTGGCGCGGATGGCGGCACCTTTGACGGCAACCGGCAATATTTTTCGTATGGCAATCGTTTGGATAAATGGTCTGCGCTGCTTTCCTACAACCGCTTGGAAGCGGAAAGCCAGCCTATGAGTTACTTCATCGATAATACCGGTTTGCGCAATCCCAACGGCACGCAAACAGCGGTAAACGGCGCAGTACCGATTTTAGACACCCGCGGCACGCCCAGTTACATTTACGGCGACAGCGGCCCCGAGTTGGTCAATACCGACCTGGTTAAACTTAAAGTGGGATACGACATCACGCCGGATTTGCAGGCGATATTTACCGGCGCATTCGAGGAGCGCACTCGTAAATCCGAAAAACCGCGTAATTATCTGACCTCTGCAAACGGCAACGCCTACTATGGTGATAACAACAACGCTGCAAACAGCGTTCGTGATGCAGTCTTTGCTGGGCGGGCATTCAATGTTCAAAATAGCGGATTTGGTCCCTCAGACGACGAAAGGCAAACCATGCAAATCGGCATGCAGGTAAAAGGGGCTATTTCTGACACATGGGACATCGACACCACGTTTAGCTATCTGGATGTCATAAAAGATGATCGCCGATCCGCAAACTTCTCTCCCAACGACCCTATAAATGTAAGCAATGCAAGCAATGCGCAGGGCGGAAACGGGCGATTGCAAGTTTTTGACGACTTCAATTGGAAAAATTATGACTTGAAACTCAGCACGAGGGAGTTTTTAGGCTGGAAACCCTTGGAGTTTTTAGGTGGCTACCACTTCGATAACTACAATATGGATTTCAAGCAATTTGGTTATGTTAACTATTCGGCAAATCAGCTTGGCTCAGAACAGGTAGGTAGTCGTAATCGAGGCGAGGTGACGACCAACGCCATGTTCGGTCAGTTCGCCTACCACTTTGCGCCCGATTGGGATTTGACCTTGGGCGCACGTTACGAGTGGTGGCTGGCAAGCAGCGGTATAGGCGCTGGAGCGCCTTTGCCGGACCGCAGTGCCGACGCCATTTCACCCAAGGCTTCGCTGGGCTTTGAACCCTCAAACTGGAAGTTTCGGTACTCGTTTGGCCGTGCCTACCGGTTCCCGGTCATCGCCGAGATGTATCAAAATATTACAAACGCGACCAGCAGAACCACTGCCAACGCCGGCTTACAGCCCGAGGACGGCTGGCATCATAACTTCATGATCGAATACGGGCTGGATAACGGCTACGTAAGGGTCAATGTATTCCGGGATGATATACGCAACACGATCCAGCAAGTCCGCCGCGCGTCCGGCGCCTTTACTGATAATGCGTTTCAAAACATTCCTGCTACCAGCACCACCGGCGTAGAATTGGTATACGACCAAGCTCGCGTGCTTGATTCTGACTTCGATTTAAATTTTAACGCCACTTGGATGAATGCCATTGTCGAAGACGGCGGTCCAGACCTGAACTTCCAGGAAGCCAATGGCTCGTTTACCCGTTACAACCTGACCGGCAAAGAACGGATTCGCCTACCCGAATGGCGCTTTAACGCTTTAGCAACCTATCACATCAGTGAGGCTTGGGACACTTCGATGGCCGGCCGGTATACCAGCGACTCTTACAACGATATTGATAACAAAGACCACGTCAACAATGTGTTCGGCTCGCAGGACGGTTTTTTCTTCCTGGACTTTAAAACCAGCTACCGCTTTAAGTACGATTTGCTGGGTAAACCTGCGAAAAGCCGCATCTCATTCGGTATCAACAACCTAACGGACAAAACGGCTTATGTGTTTCATCCTTATCCACAAAGAACGTTCTTCCTTGAGGGCGCAATAAGTTTCTAA
- a CDS encoding amino acid permease — protein MNNWRQRKPWSAADNLPTEQCLPATLSWPHLMALGVGAIVGTGILTLIGVGAAKAGPGVILAFVIAGAICACAALAYAEMATLMPATGGAYTYAYIVIGEWAAWLVGWSLILEYSLVVSAVAVGWSGYAAPLLQEGLGVPMQLMQGPELGGLINLPAIFIILVVTMLLLIGTKESASVNALLVVVKLTALLVFIAVVLPLFQAEHFQPFMPFGFIKTLGADGVERGVMAAAAIIFFAFYGFDAIATAAEETRNPDRDLALGIVGSMLICVAIYVAVAVAALGALDYRRFADSPEPLALILRELGKPNAARWLAASAVIALPTVVLAFFYGQSRIFFAMARDGLLPRGLAKVSPRGTPVRTSVFTAVIVSLIAGVFPLADIAALANAGTLLAFCVVAVCMLLLRHQQPEMPRKFSAPFVWITGPVAIMGCLYLFISLPSTTQLYFLIWNLIGFAVYGLYRLRQPALHG, from the coding sequence ATGAACAATTGGCGCCAGCGTAAACCCTGGTCGGCCGCGGACAACCTGCCGACAGAACAGTGCTTGCCCGCCACGTTGAGCTGGCCGCACCTGATGGCGCTGGGCGTGGGGGCGATTGTCGGCACCGGCATTTTGACCTTGATTGGGGTTGGCGCGGCCAAGGCCGGGCCGGGGGTGATCCTGGCGTTTGTGATTGCCGGGGCGATTTGCGCCTGCGCGGCCTTGGCTTATGCGGAGATGGCGACGCTGATGCCGGCCACCGGCGGCGCTTACACCTATGCCTATATCGTCATCGGCGAATGGGCGGCCTGGTTGGTGGGCTGGAGCTTGATTTTAGAATATTCGCTGGTGGTTAGTGCGGTAGCGGTGGGTTGGTCCGGTTACGCGGCGCCGCTGTTGCAGGAAGGCTTGGGCGTGCCGATGCAGTTGATGCAAGGCCCGGAACTCGGCGGGTTGATCAACCTGCCGGCGATTTTCATCATCCTGGTTGTCACCATGCTTTTGCTGATCGGCACAAAGGAAAGCGCCAGCGTCAATGCCTTGTTAGTGGTGGTCAAGCTCACCGCATTGCTGGTATTTATCGCGGTGGTGTTGCCGCTGTTCCAAGCCGAACATTTCCAACCTTTTATGCCGTTTGGTTTCATTAAAACCTTGGGCGCGGACGGCGTCGAGCGTGGCGTAATGGCTGCGGCGGCGATCATCTTTTTTGCCTTCTACGGCTTCGATGCGATTGCCACCGCGGCAGAAGAAACCCGTAACCCCGACCGCGATTTGGCGCTGGGTATCGTCGGTTCGATGCTGATCTGCGTGGCCATTTACGTCGCCGTGGCGGTTGCGGCACTGGGCGCTTTGGATTATCGGCGCTTCGCAGACAGCCCGGAACCCCTGGCGCTGATTTTGCGCGAGTTGGGCAAACCTAACGCGGCACGCTGGCTGGCGGCATCGGCGGTGATCGCTTTGCCGACGGTCGTGCTGGCGTTTTTTTACGGACAAAGCCGGATTTTCTTTGCGATGGCCCGCGACGGGCTGCTGCCGCGCGGCTTGGCCAAAGTGTCGCCACGCGGTACTCCGGTTCGCACCAGTGTGTTTACCGCCGTGATCGTCAGTCTCATCGCCGGCGTGTTTCCGCTGGCGGACATCGCCGCACTGGCCAATGCCGGCACGCTGCTGGCATTCTGTGTCGTGGCGGTTTGCATGTTGTTGCTCAGGCATCAACAGCCGGAAATGCCGCGGAAATTCTCGGCACCGTTTGTCTGGATCACCGGACCGGTGGCGATAATGGGCTGCCTGTATCTGTTTATCAGCCTACCGAGCACTACGCAGCTGTATTTTCTGATCTGGAACCTGATCGGCTTTGCGGTTTATGGCCTGTACCGTTTGCGGCAGCCCGCGCTCCACGGCTGA
- a CDS encoding exodeoxyribonuclease III yields MKIISWNVNGIRAVQDKGFADTLGQLDAECVLLQETKAQDEQVSKALENIHGYHLYSNSAERKGYSGVAILSRQEPIQVVHDMGIAEHDQEGRIIVAEFEKFYLLNVYVPNSGDGLVRLDYRQTWDKEFLAYMQKLQSQKPLIACGDFNVAHQAIDIARPKANYNKSAGYTQVEIDGFSHFVEAGLIDSFRHLHPDTVAYSWWSYRANAREKNIGWRIDYVLTSQALLGQISDAFILPDVFGSDHCPVGIELAL; encoded by the coding sequence ATGAAAATCATCTCCTGGAACGTCAACGGCATTCGCGCCGTGCAAGATAAAGGTTTTGCCGATACGCTCGGCCAACTCGATGCCGAGTGTGTGTTGCTGCAAGAAACCAAGGCCCAAGACGAGCAAGTCAGCAAGGCTTTGGAAAATATACACGGCTATCACCTGTACTCCAACTCCGCGGAACGCAAGGGTTATTCCGGGGTGGCGATATTAAGCCGGCAGGAGCCAATTCAGGTAGTGCACGACATGGGCATCGCCGAGCACGACCAGGAAGGCCGGATCATCGTCGCGGAATTCGAAAAATTTTATTTATTGAATGTCTACGTGCCCAACTCCGGCGACGGCCTGGTGCGGCTGGATTACCGGCAGACCTGGGATAAAGAATTTCTGGCCTATATGCAGAAACTGCAAAGCCAAAAACCGCTGATTGCCTGCGGCGATTTCAACGTTGCCCATCAAGCCATCGACATCGCCCGCCCCAAAGCCAACTACAACAAATCCGCCGGCTATACCCAAGTCGAGATCGACGGCTTCAGTCATTTTGTCGAAGCCGGTCTGATCGACAGTTTCCGACATCTGCACCCGGATACCGTGGCCTACAGCTGGTGGAGCTATCGCGCCAATGCCCGCGAAAAAAACATCGGTTGGCGGATTGATTACGTACTGACCAGCCAGGCGCTGCTCGGGCAAATCAGCGATGCGTTCATCCTGCCGGATGTGTTCGGCTCGGATCATTGCCCGGTCGGCATCGAGCTGGCGCTTTGA